The Winogradskyella schleiferi genome has a window encoding:
- a CDS encoding beta-ketoacyl-ACP synthase III, whose product MSKITAAITAVGGYVPDYVLTNKVLETMVETNDEWITSRTGIKERRILKEDGKGTSFLAIKAAEDLIQKKGLDPKEIDLVIVCTATPDMKAAATASYTATQIGAVNAFAYDLEAACSSFLFGMSTASAYIESGRYKKILLIGADKNSSFINYKDRATCIIFGDGAGAVLFEPNEEGLGLQDELLKSNGEGREFLQATYGGSSYPINEDTFKEGKHYIFQDGKTVFKNAVFNMADVSERIMKRNNLTNDDIAWLVAHQANKRIIDATASRINLEDEKVMMNIQRYGNTTSATLPLLLFDYESQLKKGDKIIFAAFGGGFTWGSIYFKWAYNS is encoded by the coding sequence ATGAGTAAAATCACAGCGGCAATTACAGCTGTCGGAGGCTACGTACCAGACTATGTTTTAACCAATAAGGTTTTAGAAACTATGGTTGAGACCAACGACGAGTGGATTACCTCTAGAACAGGTATTAAGGAACGTAGAATTCTTAAAGAAGACGGAAAAGGAACATCGTTTTTAGCCATTAAAGCTGCGGAAGATTTAATTCAGAAAAAAGGATTGGACCCAAAAGAAATAGATTTGGTGATTGTTTGTACGGCAACTCCAGATATGAAAGCGGCAGCAACGGCATCATATACAGCAACACAAATTGGAGCAGTCAATGCCTTTGCTTACGATTTGGAAGCCGCTTGTTCTAGTTTTCTATTTGGCATGTCAACGGCGTCAGCTTACATTGAATCTGGTCGTTACAAAAAAATTCTCTTAATAGGCGCAGATAAAAATTCATCTTTTATTAATTATAAAGATAGAGCTACTTGTATCATTTTTGGTGATGGCGCAGGTGCCGTACTTTTTGAACCCAATGAAGAAGGTTTAGGACTACAAGATGAATTGTTAAAAAGTAATGGCGAAGGTCGTGAATTTTTGCAAGCGACTTATGGAGGTTCTTCATACCCTATAAATGAAGACACATTTAAGGAAGGAAAACATTATATTTTTCAAGATGGGAAAACGGTATTTAAAAATGCTGTTTTTAATATGGCAGATGTATCAGAAAGGATAATGAAAAGAAATAATCTTACCAATGACGACATTGCCTGGCTAGTGGCACATCAAGCTAATAAGCGAATTATTGATGCAACGGCGAGCAGAATTAATTTAGAAGATGAGAAAGTAATGATGAATATACAGAGGTATGGAAACACCACTTCTGCAACTTTACCATTATTATTATTCGATTACGAATCGCAGCTTAAAAAAGGCGATAAAATAATATTCGCTGCCTTTGGTGGCGGATTTACTTGGGGCTCCATTTATTTCAAATGGGCTTATAATTCCTAA
- the accB gene encoding acetyl-CoA carboxylase biotin carboxyl carrier protein, with translation MDLKEIQNLIKFVAKSGASEVKLEMDDIKITIRTGSENDTTIVHQVPMQAAPVMQQQAPAQQAAPAQETSAGTAAPAATEDSKYITIKSPIIGTFYRKPSPDKPVFVEVGTEIKEGDVLCVIEAMKLFNEIESEISGKIVKVLVDDSSPVEFDQPLFLVDPS, from the coding sequence ATGGATTTAAAAGAAATTCAGAACTTAATAAAATTTGTAGCTAAATCTGGCGCAAGTGAGGTTAAGTTGGAAATGGATGACATTAAAATTACCATTAGAACAGGTTCAGAAAACGACACTACTATTGTACATCAAGTACCGATGCAAGCGGCTCCTGTTATGCAACAACAGGCACCTGCACAACAAGCTGCACCAGCCCAGGAAACCTCTGCTGGAACAGCGGCACCTGCGGCTACTGAGGATTCAAAATACATCACTATAAAATCACCAATAATTGGTACTTTTTACCGTAAACCATCTCCAGACAAACCTGTTTTTGTAGAAGTGGGTACTGAAATTAAAGAAGGCGACGTACTTTGCGTTATTGAAGCCATGAAATTATTCAATGAAATTGAATCTGAGATTTCTGGTAAAATTGTTAAAGTACTTGTAGATGATTCATCACCAGTAGAGTTTGATCAACCATTATTTTTGGTAGATCCGTCATAA